One Mus musculus strain C57BL/6J chromosome X, GRCm38.p6 C57BL/6J DNA window includes the following coding sequences:
- the Rhox4c gene encoding reproductive homeobox 4C isoform X1, with amino-acid sequence MEHQNTNYLLHEGLGKDKEKLNGGKTQAVLPLDGEGRNEGESVLGQSGAAAVEGDKAEELSGEGGPAAGDADLMDNSNQEDQDTSGSAQEEEKLPEEPVLKDAVVIDKVQPIPVLVSGVRPKSVWVQQRSLHYNFQWWQLQELERIFQQNHFIRAEERHLARWIGVSETRVKRWFKKRREHFRRGQSQLGMNDDAPVGSHSTFL; translated from the exons ATGGAGCATCAAAACACCAACTACCTACTTCATGAGGGACTTGGCAAGGACAAGGAAAAGTTGAATG GTGGGAAGACACAGGCAGTCTTACCACTGGATGGAGAGggaagaaatgagggagagaGTGTACTGGGCCAGTCCGGAGCCGCAGCAGTGGAAGGGGACAAAGCAGAAGAATTAAGTGGAGAAGGTGGGCCTGCTGCTGGTGATGCAGACCTCATGGATAACAGCAACCAAGAGGACCAGGACACCAGTGGCAGtgcccaggaggaggagaagctgccAGAGGAGCCAGTTCTCAAGGATGCTGTGGTCATAGACAAAGTGCAGCCTATTCCAGTGCTGGTATCTGGTGTGCGGCCTAAGTCAGTGTGGGTACAGCAGCGTAGCTTACACTACAATTTCCAATGGTGGCAGCTGCAGGAGCTGGAGCGCATTTTCCAGCAGAATCACTTCATCCGTGCAGAGGAAAG ACATCTGGCAAGATGGATAGGTGTGAGTGAAACCAGAGTTAAG AGATGGTTTAAGAAGAGGAGAGAGCACTTCAGAAGAGGACAAAGTCAGTTAGGAATGAATGACGATGCCCCTGTGGGGTCCCACTCTACCTTTCTCTGA
- the Rhox4c gene encoding reproductive homeobox 4C isoform X2, translated as MEHQNTNYLLHEGLGKDKEKLNGGKTQAVLPLDGEGRNEGESVLGQSGAAAVEGDKAEELSGEGGPAAGDADLMDNSNQEDQDTSGSAQEEEKLPEEPVLKDAVVIDKVQPIPVLVSGVRPKSVWVQQRSLHYNFQWWQLQELERIFQQNHFIRAEERDGLRRGESTSEEDKVS; from the exons ATGGAGCATCAAAACACCAACTACCTACTTCATGAGGGACTTGGCAAGGACAAGGAAAAGTTGAATG GTGGGAAGACACAGGCAGTCTTACCACTGGATGGAGAGggaagaaatgagggagagaGTGTACTGGGCCAGTCCGGAGCCGCAGCAGTGGAAGGGGACAAAGCAGAAGAATTAAGTGGAGAAGGTGGGCCTGCTGCTGGTGATGCAGACCTCATGGATAACAGCAACCAAGAGGACCAGGACACCAGTGGCAGtgcccaggaggaggagaagctgccAGAGGAGCCAGTTCTCAAGGATGCTGTGGTCATAGACAAAGTGCAGCCTATTCCAGTGCTGGTATCTGGTGTGCGGCCTAAGTCAGTGTGGGTACAGCAGCGTAGCTTACACTACAATTTCCAATGGTGGCAGCTGCAGGAGCTGGAGCGCATTTTCCAGCAGAATCACTTCATCCGTGCAGAGGAAAG AGATGGTTTAAGAAGAGGAGAGAGCACTTCAGAAGAGGACAAAGTCAGTTAG
- the Rhox3c gene encoding reproductive homeobox 3C, which translates to MSMKPERSISNWIHSNVERAGRNLFQVNGHRSALLPELPQDYHRASRSVYGCETKMDSTQGTKVLPAEEARNEEDGGQVESALGATAARGRGKEALNGESPAAAGTAGLVEEDRNKEDGGTKGGEKNEQEVREQIPEHVEGESDQAEAPRQVPRRRLHHRFTQWQLDELERIFRMNYFLSLEARKQLARWMGVNEAIVKRWFQKRREQYRWYKRL; encoded by the exons ATGAGCATGAAGCCAGAACGTTCCATCTCTAACTGGATACATAGTAATGTGGAACGGGCTGGAAGAAATCTCTTCCAGGTCAACGGTCACCGCTCTGCTCTATTACCGGAACTACCTCAGGATTACCACAGAGCTTCAAGATCAGTCTACGGATGTGAGACTAAAATGGACAGCACCCAAG GTACCAAGGTTTTGCCGGCTGAAGAGGCAAGAAATGAGGAAGATGGAGGACAGGTGGAGTCGGCATTGGGAGCCACAGCCGCAAGGGGTAGAGGAAAAGAAGCATTAAATGGAGAGAGTCCCGCCGCTGCTGGCACTGCAGGCCTTGTAGAGGAAGACAGGAACAAGGAAGATGGTGGCACCAAGGGAGGTGAGAAGAATGAGCAGGAAGTGAGGGAGCAGATTCCTGAGCATGTTGAAGGAGAGAGTGACCAGGCTGAAGCACCAAGGCAGGTGCCACGACGTCGATTGCACCATAGATTCACCCAGTGGCAGCTGGACGAACTGGAGAGAATTTTCCGGATGAATTATTTTCTCAGTCTAGAAGCAAG AAAACAACTGGCCCGATGGATGGGTGTGAATGAAGCCATAGTGAAG AGATGGTTTCAGAAGAGGAGAGAACAATACAGGTGGTATAAGAGGCTATAA
- the Rhox4c gene encoding reproductive homeobox 4C: MEHQNTNYLLHEGLGKDKEKLNGGKTQAVLPLDGEGRNEGESVLGQSGAAAVEGDKAEELSGEGGPAAGDADLMDNSNQEDQDTSGSAQEEEKLPEEPVLKDAVVIDKVQPIPVLVSGVRPKSVWVQQRSLHYNFQWWQLQELERIFQQNHFIRAEERRHLARWIGVSETRVKRWFKKRREHFRRGQSQLGMNDDAPVGSHSTFL; encoded by the exons ATGGAGCATCAAAACACCAACTACCTACTTCATGAGGGACTTGGCAAGGACAAGGAAAAGTTGAATG GTGGGAAGACACAGGCAGTCTTACCACTGGATGGAGAGggaagaaatgagggagagaGTGTACTGGGCCAGTCCGGAGCCGCAGCAGTGGAAGGGGACAAAGCAGAAGAATTAAGTGGAGAAGGTGGGCCTGCTGCTGGTGATGCAGACCTCATGGATAACAGCAACCAAGAGGACCAGGACACCAGTGGCAGtgcccaggaggaggagaagctgccAGAGGAGCCAGTTCTCAAGGATGCTGTGGTCATAGACAAAGTGCAGCCTATTCCAGTGCTGGTATCTGGTGTGCGGCCTAAGTCAGTGTGGGTACAGCAGCGTAGCTTACACTACAATTTCCAATGGTGGCAGCTGCAGGAGCTGGAGCGCATTTTCCAGCAGAATCACTTCATCCGTGCAGAGGAAAG AAGACATCTGGCAAGATGGATAGGTGTGAGTGAAACCAGAGTTAAG AGATGGTTTAAGAAGAGGAGAGAGCACTTCAGAAGAGGACAAAGTCAGTTAGGAATGAATGACGATGCCCCTGTGGGGTCCCACTCTACCTTTCTCTGA